A window of Drosophila subobscura isolate 14011-0131.10 chromosome E, UCBerk_Dsub_1.0, whole genome shotgun sequence contains these coding sequences:
- the LOC117891048 gene encoding polycomb protein Asx isoform X2: MKTITPDTTSTSQQQHHQQQQQQQLLVPQAEVQMQHQQTIIAPPLIMEATAHVNLVDDDEKDPLALEHTDVVVSPTTKHSHSLRRHLPRIIVKPIPPDKKATAPSEDPLPAALPGLTPLASHAASNSAAPPARMFSSRRIQQQQQAKAAAAAAAAAEAAAAEAAAQANAGQLSTTSPGSKGAASSSQASTMREVLASIPGFSVKPRRRSNKKLTTAAQIEQTKDGKIDLETPDSILASTNLRALLNKQTFSLLPPLYQYHLIQLLPSVDREASVVEPQLMPPLDQPSSSGASGSASGSGSSSSEAIRLTASCLNNEFFARACLEWRERLSEGEFTPENQLKLKTEAEREKNKLDPWKVKHFEPYWGEKNARNGPGVPATASKLKLENDEEKHRTTTIKSEPKPPATTQQTQPQLQQQQQQQQQQQQQKQQATCDNETELKFDLSTKCEPTAAARTATTPPTETCIQNSLVVTEQQRRILKRPSSSPSRRKPTPTIILEDDDDDPIELQLLPSTSKESKQMKIEAPFVPYSSSGNAVVATAPLPLPLPLPQPSPTINRDIVDHATTVIAAPINEVRQQQPLINSTCVKIEPFDECNEEFISIEHADMVELEAAATAAVTPPTNPEAEVNDFVSYLESVELVTKGTLDASNETDSTTAAAAAAATAASHDFVFADTIDHVAHAAINKLEEEQHCIKLEDSPVSSVAIPSSICSSTPPSSITSTSFTSSSSASLSSSCSSSNSSSMPATVTAPTTTSSSSSTTVAAASAGAPLSLASAAESTLADVQAMLSSVVTLQQQQQQQQEPSVELNSSEMYQHVQHDWNFGDIKLMATTPPRSSQAAREQLQQQHLNHEAINLMDVVKEEVIDDNMLDSDACQEFLDEDEEVEEEDDDLVECIDEEHQEQQMMDVMNDEDGDAVREIVDKLQQHQEQQQQQHQHQQQQQQQRQHVHIQDVVHLPQHSFLPQAHNEYANEITQEILCDAVPMSAAEMEVSSTVITNSSNSNDSSNNLSHSQPTQPQQNTPAAAPQQRQILVDSNGQIIGNFLMQQQQQRQQQQQHQQQQQLLQQFTLQAAAAQQQQQQQQQATSSNALTKTLPVTLRNGTQQFLSPNLLAQQQQQQLEQQQQAVQQKQQLQQFALQQAQLHQRQLMAQAANNNLLQQQQQQQQQQHQQTVVPAAAPQPKFIAKPLNIISMTRPAANASPTTAATTANNTTIPSAYANVVAVTAAPQPQQQPPPPSVAASAAVAVPQQLPLPQPQPQQQQLSNSSMQQLPTLPSVLTMKTLPPSGVPTTIAQQRLQPKMPTGKGRKATNNRMPPGAVNLERSYQICQAVIQNSPNRENLKAQLRPPGAILNQQQPQPQPMPTAVSTTVTPVSSPLNVSNVSTVAATPMSNMTAVSANVVAAPAAAAPIQNMMKPEELLVGGAAAAGALPAGLPANLMGVGRPGVYKVIGPRMSGFPRKKYVQRKPSPTTLIRHVFSPGPGAANATPQQLQILQQQQQQQQAATLPVAQTQPQPPVAPEQLIHQNGSGQYVLVHRATVGAADNQAPRASSAPPLHQNQFVTVQNPLHSLNGLPMGGRGRPASVDNTAGSGNVMAPAIAAPEVLHHHHHNHNHELQHQQQQQHHHQMGNVGNVGAAANIVRRNIAAGSNITYIDGNNTNSTAAALMEAAGNNYIVTTTAAQSPATPTVIQQQQPPPQQSQQQQALHPLLHLRQSGENTPPGSEAVTATANNCACSLNAMVICQQCGAFCHDDCIGAAKLCVSCVIR; this comes from the exons ATGAAAACCATTACGCCGGACACGACGTCAacgtcgcagcagcagcaccaccagcagcagcagcagcaacaacttctCGTTCCACAAGCAGAAGTGCAGATGCAACACCAGCAAACGATTATTGCGCCGCCCCTGATAATGGAAGCCACGGCGCATGTGAATCTCGTGGACGATGATGAAAAGGATccgctggcgctggagcaTACGGATGTGGTGGTGTCGCCAACTACCAAGCACTCACACAGTCTGAG ACGCCACCTGCCACGCATAATCGTGAAACCCATACCACCTGACAAGAAGGCCACGGCGCCAAGTGAAGATCCGCTGCCGGCGGCACTGCCAGGACTGACACCGCTGGCATCGCATGCTGCCTCGaattctgctgctcctcccgcaCGCATGTTTAGCAGTCGGCGcatccagcaacagcagcaggcgaaggcagcagcagcagcggcggcggccgccgaagcagcggcagcagaagcagctgcccAAGCCAATGCGGGCCAGCTATCCACGACGTCGCCGGGCAGCAAAGgtgccgcctcctcctcgcaAGCCTCAACGATGCGCGAGGTGCTGGCCTCTATACCCGGGTTCAGCGTAAAGCCGCGACGTCGCAGCAACAAGAAGctgacaacagcagcgcaaATCGAGCAAACTAAGGACGGAAAAATCGATCTGGAGACACCGGACTCCATATTGGCATCCACCAATCTGAGGGCGTTGCTGAACAAACAGACTTTCTCGCTGCTACCCCCGCTATATCAATACCATCTCAttcagctgctgcccagcgTCGATCGTGAGGCCAGCGTAGTGGAGCCGCAATTAATGCCTCCGCTAGATCAGCCGAGCAGTAGTGGTGCCAGTGGAAGTgccagtggaagtgggagCTCATCCTCTGAGGCCATTCGACTAACTGCGTCGTGCCTGAATAATGAATTCTTTGCCCGCGCCTGTCTGGAGTGGCGGGAGCGATTGAGCGAAGGAGAATTCACGCCCGAGAATCAGCTAAAGCTTAAGACGGAGGCAGAGCGCGAGAAGAACAAGCTTGACCCGTGGAAAGTGAAGCACTTTGAGCCCTACTGGGGTGAGAAGAATGCCAGGAATGGCCCGGGTGTGCCTGCCACTGCTAGCAAGCTAAAGCTGGAGAACGACGAGGAGAAGCATCGAACGACAACCATTAAGAGTGAGCCCAAACCACCAGCGACAAcgcaacaaacacaaccacaactacagcagcagcagcaacagcagcagcaacagcagcagcaaaagcaacaagcaacatgTGATAATGAGACtgaattgaaatttgatttg AGCACAAAGTGCGaaccgacagcagcagcgagaacagcaacaactccGCCAACTGAGACTTGCATTCAGAATAGCTTAGTAGTGACAGAGCAACAGCGTCGCATACTCAAACGTCCGTCGAGCAGCCCATCGCGTCGCAAGCCGACACCAACAATAATACTCgaggacgacgatgatgatcccattgagctgcagctgctgccaagcACATCCAAGGAGAGCAAACAGATGAAAATCGAAGCTCCGTTTGTTCCTTATTCGTCGTCAGGgaatgctgttgttgccactgcaccgctgccactgccgctgccgctgccgcaacCGTCGCCCACCATCAATCGAGATATTGTAGATCATGCCACAACGGTGATAGCTGCACCAATCAATGAGGtgcgacaacaacagccactTATCAACAGTACCTGTGTTAAAATCGAGCCATTCGACGAGTGCAATGAAGAGTTCATTTCCATTGAACATGCGGATATGGTGGAGCTTgaagcggcagccacagctgctgtcACGCCGCCAACCAATCCCGAGGCGGAGGTTAATGATTTTGTAAGCTATTTGGAGAGCGTGGAGCTAGTAACCAAAGGGACATTGGATGCATCCAATGAGACAGATTccacaacggcagcagcagcagcagcagcaacagcagccagtcaTGATTTCGTGTTTGCAGATACCATTGATCATG TGGCGCATGCGGCAATCAACaaactggaggaggagcagcactgCATTAAGCTGGAAGACTCGCCCGTTTCTTCTGTGGCCATACCCAGCTCCATTTGTAGCTCCACTCCACCCAGCTCGATCACGTCCACCAGCTTCACATCCTCCTCATCCGCTTCGCTATCATCGTCGTGCTCGAGCAGCAATTCCAGCTCCATGCCGGCCACTGTAACGGCACCCACAACCAcctcgtcatcatcgtcgacAACTGTagccgcagcctcagcagGAGCCCCACTGTCGCTGGCTTCAGCGGCAGAGTCAACACTGGCCGATGTCCAGGCTATGCTCTCGTCAGTGGTcacattgcagcagcagcaacagcagcagcaagagccgTCTGTGGAGTTGAACTCGAGCGAGATGTATCAGCATGTTCAGCACGACTGGAACTTTGGTGACATTAAGCTGATGGCAACCACGCCCCCGAGAAGCTCCCAAGCAGCGAgggagcaactgcagcagcagcatctgaaCCATGAGGCTATTAATCTGATGGATGTCGTCAAAGAAGAAGTCATCGATGACAATATGCTGGACAGCGATGCGTGTCAGGAGTTCCTCGATGAGGATgaagaggtggaggaggaggacgatgaTCTTGTTGAGTGTATCGACGAGGAGCACCAGGAACAGCAGATGATGGACGTCATGAATGACGAGGATGGTGATGCAGTGCGGGAAATAGTGgacaaactgcagcagcatcaagagcaacagcagcagcagcatcagcaccaacagcagcagcaacaacagcggcagcatgtGCATATCCAGGATGTGGTGCACTTGCCTCAGCATTCGTTTTTGCCACAGGCCCACAACGAGTACGCGAATGAG ATTACGCAGGAGATTCTTTGCGACGCCGTGCCCATGTCAGCTGCCGAAATGGAGGTGTCCAGCACCGTGatcaccaacagcagcaacagcaacgacagcagcaacaatctgAGTCACAGTCAGCCgacgcagccacagcagaatACTCCAGCGGCTGCGCCACAGCAACGACAGATTTTGGTTGATTCGAATGGTCAGATAATTGGCAACTTTCtgatgcaacaacagcagcaacgtcaacagcagcagcaacatcaacagcagcagcagcttcttcagcAATTCACActgcaagcagcagccgcacagcaacagcagcagcagcaacagcaggcgacGAGTAGCAATGCCTTGACCAAAACTCTGCCGGTAACGCTACGCAATGGAACCCAGCAGTTTTTGTCGCCCAACTTGcttgcccagcagcaacagcagcaattggagcagcagcagcaggcagtgcaacagaagcaacagctgcagcaatttGCACTGCAACAGGCACAACTGCATCAGCGGCAACTTATGGCTCAGGCTGCCAACAACAATctgctccaacagcagcagcagcagcaacaacagcagcatcagcagactGTTGTTCCGGCAGCAGCGCCTCAGCCTAAATTCATAGCCAAGCCATTGAATATTATTTCCATGACGCGGCCCGCCGCCAATGCATCGCCCAccacggcagcaacaacagcaaacaacacaaCGATTCCGTCCGCCTATGCTAATGTTGTTGCCGTAACAGCcgcgccacagccacagcaacagccaccaccgccatcagtcgcagcatcagcagcagtagcagtgccccagcagttgccgctgccccaaccccagccacagcagcagcagctctctaATAGCAGTATGCAGCAGTTGCCAACATTGCCTAGCGTTCTAACGATGAAAACTCTACCTCCCTCGGGTGTGCCGACGACCATAGCCCAGCAGCGATTGCAACCGAAGATGCCGACGGGCAAGGGACGCAAGGCCACCAACAATAGGATGCCCCCAGGAGCCGTTAATCTCGAGCGGAGCTATCAAATCTGCCAGGCCGTCATCCAAAATAGTCCAAATCGTGAGAATCTAAAGGCTCAGCTGCGTCCGCCCGGGGCCATACTcaaccagcaacaaccacagcctCAGCCCATGCCAACGGCAGTCAGCACAACTGTAACACCTGTGAGCAGTCCCCTGAATGTGTCGAATGTGTccactgtggctgccacacccaTGTCAAACATGACGGCGGTTAGCGCGAATGTGGTCGCCGcaccagcggctgcagcaccCATTCAGAATATGATGAAACCGGAGGAGCTACTGGTTGgaggtgccgctgccgctggagccCTGCCCGCCGGCCTGCCGGCCAATTTGATGGGCGTTGGACGTCCGGGAGTGTACAAG GTTATTGGTCCTCGCATGAGCGGCTTTCCGCGTAAGAAATATGTTCAGAGGAAGCCATCACCCACCACACTGATACGGCATGTGTTTAGTCCAGGACCTGGAGCAGCCAATGCCACGCCCCAGCAGCTTCAGAtactccaacagcagcagcaacaacagcaagcggCTACGTTGCCAGTGGcacaaacacagccacagccaccggtGGCACCAGAGCAATTGATCCATCAGAACGGCAGTGGCCAGTATGTGCTGGTTCATCGCGCCACTGTGGGAGCGGCCGACAATCAGGCGCCCAGAGCGTCCAGTGCCCCGCCACTGCATCAGAATCAG TTTGTCACCGTTCAGAATCCGCTGCACAGCCTGAATGGCCTGCCAATGGGCGGACGCGGGCGTCCCGCTTCGGTGGATAAtacagcaggcagcggcaacgtTATGGCGCCAGCAATAGCCGCACCCGAGGTCCtgcaccatcaccatcataaTCACAATCACGagctgcaacatcagcagcagcaacagcatcatcatcagatgGGAAATGTTGGCAATGTGGGCGCCGCCGCGAATATTGTGCGGCGCAATATCGCTGCAG GCTCCAACATCACCTATATCGATGGCAACAACACCAATTCAACAGCTGCCGCTCTCATGGAAGCAGCTGGCAACAATTACATAGTGACGACAACTGCAGCACAATCACCGGCCACACCAACAgtcattcagcagcagcagccaccgccgcaacagtcgcaacagcaacaggcatTGCATCCACTTCTGCATCTGCGTCAAAGTGGGGAAAACACACCGCCAGGCAGCGAGGCCGTCACAGCAACGGCGAACAACTGCGCCTGCTCGCTGAACGCAATGGTTATTTGCCAGCAGTGCGGAGCGTTCTGTCACGACGACTGCATCGGTGCGGCCaagctgtgtgtgtcctgtgtgatCAGATGA